A region from the Achromobacter seleniivolatilans genome encodes:
- a CDS encoding nucleoside recognition domain-containing protein, which produces MLNKLWLGFFLTAAVAALTRWLALGEPDVFRLMVASLFDMARVSVEVMVLLFGTLTLWLGFLRIAERAGLVEKLAYVLGPLFARLMPEVPRNHPAIGLITLNFAANGLGLDNAATPIGLRAMRELQSLNPTPDTASNAQILFLVLNASSLTLLPVTLFMFRAQQGAADPTLVFLPILLATSASTLAGFLAVAACQRLRLADPVIMLWLGGVALIMGGFMALLASMSAAAIATLSSLMGNLTLFGILLAFLIAGAWKKVPVYEAFIEGAKEGFDIAKSLLPYLVAMLCAVGVLRASGALDFLLDGIRWAANHAGWDTRFVDALPTALVKPFSGSAARALMLETMTHFGVDSFPALLAAVVQGSTETTFYVLAVYFGSVGILRARHAVGCALIADLAGVLAAIAVCYWFFG; this is translated from the coding sequence ATGCTGAACAAACTCTGGCTGGGCTTTTTCCTTACCGCTGCCGTGGCCGCGCTGACCCGCTGGCTGGCCCTGGGTGAGCCCGACGTTTTCCGCCTGATGGTCGCCAGCCTGTTCGACATGGCGCGGGTGTCCGTGGAAGTGATGGTGCTGCTGTTTGGTACCCTGACCCTGTGGCTGGGCTTTCTACGCATTGCGGAACGCGCAGGGCTTGTCGAAAAATTGGCCTACGTGCTGGGGCCGCTGTTTGCACGGCTGATGCCTGAGGTGCCGCGCAATCACCCTGCCATCGGCCTGATCACCCTGAATTTTGCGGCCAATGGCTTGGGGCTGGATAACGCCGCCACGCCTATCGGCTTGCGCGCCATGCGCGAGTTGCAATCGCTGAACCCCACTCCCGATACCGCCAGCAACGCGCAGATTCTGTTTCTGGTGCTGAATGCGTCGTCGCTGACGCTGCTGCCCGTCACGCTGTTCATGTTTCGCGCGCAACAGGGCGCGGCCGATCCCACCCTGGTGTTCCTGCCTATCCTGCTGGCCACCAGCGCGTCGACGCTGGCAGGCTTTCTTGCGGTCGCTGCTTGCCAGCGGCTGCGGCTGGCAGACCCGGTCATCATGCTGTGGCTGGGCGGCGTGGCGCTGATCATGGGCGGGTTCATGGCGCTGCTGGCCAGCATGTCGGCAGCGGCCATCGCGACCCTGTCGTCGCTCATGGGCAACCTGACTTTGTTCGGCATACTGCTGGCGTTTTTGATCGCAGGCGCCTGGAAAAAAGTGCCGGTGTACGAAGCCTTCATCGAAGGCGCCAAGGAAGGCTTCGACATCGCCAAGAGCCTGCTGCCGTATCTGGTGGCCATGCTGTGCGCCGTGGGCGTCTTGCGAGCATCAGGCGCGCTGGATTTCTTGCTGGACGGCATCCGCTGGGCCGCGAATCACGCAGGCTGGGACACGCGCTTTGTGGATGCTTTGCCTACCGCTCTGGTCAAACCATTCTCGGGCAGCGCGGCGCGCGCACTGATGCTGGAAACCATGACGCACTTTGGCGTGGACAGCTTCCCCGCGCTGCTGGCGGCGGTTGTGCAAGGCAGCACCGAAACCACCTTCTATGTGCTGGCGGTGTACTTCGGATCGGTGGGAATACTGCGGGCGCGCCACGCGGTGGGCTGCGCGCTGATCGCCGATCTGGCCGGCGTGCTGGCCGCGATCGCCGTGTGCTACTGGTTCTTTGGCTGA
- the pyk gene encoding pyruvate kinase, protein MPVLRRTKIVATLGPSTSTPERIEALIRAGLDVARLNFSHGSADDHRERARLVREIAARQGRFVAIMGDLQGPKIRIARFTDKLVQLQVGQPFTLSRVHPKDAGTASIVGIDYPELVTDCRVGDELLLDDGRVVLVVDRVEGDEVHTTVTVGGPLSNNKGINRRGGGLSAPSLTDKDRVDIKLAAEMELDFVAVSFPRYGSDIDEARTLLAAAGSQAWIIAKIERAEAVADDEALDSLIRASDGVMVARGDLGVEVGDAELVGIQKRIIQHARTLNKVVITATQMMESMISSPMPTRAEVSDVANAVLDYTDAVMLSAESASGQYPVETVQAMARVCLGAEKHPTSTVSHHRMGETFTRCDETIALAAMYAANHFPGVKAIIALTESGHTPLIMSRIRSGVPIYCYSPHSLTQNRVAMFRGVYTIPFAPSDYEPADLSNAAIDELRKRNLVQAGDWVILTKGDFYRDSGGTNGMKVLLVD, encoded by the coding sequence ATGCCTGTATTGCGCCGCACCAAAATTGTCGCCACCCTGGGCCCTTCGACTTCGACGCCTGAACGCATCGAAGCCCTGATCCGCGCCGGGCTGGATGTTGCCCGGCTGAACTTCTCGCATGGCAGCGCGGACGATCACCGCGAGCGCGCCCGTCTGGTGCGCGAAATTGCAGCGCGCCAAGGCCGCTTCGTCGCCATCATGGGCGACTTGCAAGGCCCCAAGATTCGTATCGCCCGTTTCACCGACAAGCTGGTGCAGTTGCAGGTCGGCCAGCCGTTCACGCTGTCGCGCGTGCATCCGAAAGATGCTGGCACCGCCAGCATTGTTGGTATCGATTACCCCGAGCTTGTGACGGATTGCCGCGTGGGCGACGAGCTGCTGCTCGATGATGGCCGCGTGGTGCTGGTCGTGGATCGCGTTGAAGGCGATGAAGTCCACACCACGGTGACGGTCGGCGGGCCGCTGTCGAACAACAAGGGCATCAATCGCCGTGGCGGCGGTTTGTCCGCACCCAGCTTGACTGACAAGGATCGTGTCGACATCAAGCTGGCCGCGGAAATGGAATTGGATTTTGTTGCGGTGTCGTTCCCGCGTTATGGCAGCGATATCGACGAGGCCCGCACGTTGCTGGCCGCAGCCGGCAGCCAGGCATGGATCATCGCCAAGATCGAACGTGCGGAAGCGGTGGCCGATGACGAGGCGCTGGATTCGCTGATCCGCGCTAGTGACGGCGTCATGGTGGCGCGCGGCGACCTGGGCGTGGAAGTGGGCGATGCGGAGCTGGTGGGTATCCAGAAGCGCATCATCCAGCACGCCCGCACGCTGAATAAAGTGGTGATCACCGCAACGCAGATGATGGAGTCCATGATCTCCAGCCCGATGCCGACGCGCGCCGAAGTATCGGACGTGGCGAATGCCGTGCTGGACTACACCGACGCCGTCATGCTGTCCGCGGAAAGCGCGTCGGGCCAGTATCCGGTCGAAACCGTGCAAGCGATGGCACGCGTTTGCCTGGGCGCTGAAAAGCACCCGACGTCGACGGTGTCGCATCACCGCATGGGCGAAACCTTTACGCGGTGCGACGAGACGATCGCCTTGGCGGCCATGTACGCCGCCAATCACTTCCCGGGGGTAAAGGCCATCATCGCGCTGACCGAAAGCGGCCATACGCCGTTGATCATGTCGCGTATCCGTTCCGGTGTGCCGATCTACTGCTACAGCCCCCACAGCCTGACGCAGAATCGAGTGGCGATGTTCCGCGGCGTCTACACGATTCCGTTTGCGCCGTCGGACTATGAGCCTGCGGACCTGAGCAATGCCGCTATTGATGAACTGCGCAAGCGCAATCTGGTGCAGGCTGGCGATTGGGTGATTCTGACCAAGGGCGACTTCTATCGCGACAGCGGCGGCACCAACGGCATGAAAGTATTGTTGGTGGATTGA
- a CDS encoding glycerate kinase, whose amino-acid sequence MKIVIAPDSFKESVSAPDAAAAIARGVKAACPGAHTVCVPMADGGEGTVEAVLAATGGKERQLTVNDALGHKVDAIWGLLEDGTAVIEMAAAAGLELISPSKRDPMRASSHGVGELILAAVNSGATRIILGLGGSATNDGGAGMLTALGVRLLDADGRSLPPGGGALDALASIDTRGLDPRLANIRIDIASDVDNPLCGPEGASHVFGPQKGASPEQVLALDQMLGHFADICAQHLGADHRNEPGAGAAGGLGFAAKAFLQAHFRPGVDIVAELGGLAAAIEGATLVFTGEGRIDAQTLRGKTPAGVARIAQRAGVPVVALAGSLGPGYEALHACGISAAFSLAPGPITLQQALTDAERLLSDRARDVMQLWMSAQKRML is encoded by the coding sequence GTGAAAATCGTCATCGCTCCCGACTCTTTCAAAGAAAGCGTGTCCGCGCCCGATGCGGCGGCGGCTATTGCGCGCGGCGTCAAGGCTGCCTGCCCCGGCGCCCACACCGTGTGCGTTCCCATGGCCGATGGCGGCGAAGGCACGGTTGAAGCTGTGTTGGCCGCAACCGGCGGCAAGGAACGGCAGTTGACCGTGAACGACGCGCTAGGCCACAAGGTGGATGCCATCTGGGGCTTATTGGAAGACGGCACGGCCGTCATCGAAATGGCTGCGGCGGCGGGTCTGGAACTGATCTCGCCATCCAAGCGCGATCCGATGCGCGCCAGCAGCCACGGTGTCGGGGAATTGATATTGGCCGCAGTCAACTCAGGGGCCACGCGCATTATTTTGGGCTTGGGCGGATCGGCCACCAACGACGGCGGCGCCGGCATGCTGACGGCACTTGGCGTGCGGCTGCTTGATGCAGACGGCCGCAGCTTGCCGCCCGGCGGTGGCGCGTTGGATGCGCTTGCCAGTATCGACACGCGCGGACTCGATCCGCGCCTGGCCAACATCCGCATCGACATTGCTTCAGATGTGGACAACCCTTTGTGTGGTCCTGAAGGCGCATCGCACGTGTTTGGCCCGCAAAAAGGGGCATCACCGGAACAAGTGTTGGCGCTGGATCAGATGCTGGGGCATTTTGCGGATATCTGCGCGCAGCATCTGGGCGCCGACCACCGCAATGAACCCGGTGCGGGTGCTGCGGGAGGCCTGGGCTTTGCCGCCAAGGCATTTCTGCAAGCGCATTTCCGGCCGGGTGTAGACATCGTGGCGGAATTGGGCGGCCTCGCAGCGGCTATCGAAGGCGCCACCTTGGTATTCACTGGCGAAGGCCGCATAGACGCGCAGACATTGCGGGGCAAGACGCCAGCAGGCGTGGCCCGCATCGCGCAACGCGCGGGCGTTCCTGTCGTTGCACTGGCGGGTTCACTGGGCCCCGGCTACGAAGCCCTGCACGCGTGCGGCATCAGCGCCGCGTTCAGTCTGGCGCCTGGACCGATTACGCTGCAACAGGCGCTGACGGACGCAGAACGGCTCTTGTCCGATCGCGCGCGCGATGTGATGCAACTCTGGATGAGCGCACAAAAACGCATGTTGTAA
- the rsmA gene encoding 16S rRNA (adenine(1518)-N(6)/adenine(1519)-N(6))-dimethyltransferase RsmA, with the protein MSQHQARKRFGQNFLTDDGVVESIVRAIAPARDDAVVEIGPGLSALTRPLLERLDHLTAVEIDRDLAARLRKQFDASRLTVIEADALTVDFSQFGSALRVVGNLPYNISSPLLFHLTAWADHVRDQHFMLQREVIDRMVAKPGSGDFSRLSVMLQSRYRMQKLFDVPPEAFDPPPKVVSAIVRMVPLPADRLRPKSDRAFETVVARAFSQRRKMLRRVLADWAAQVPWEALDIAPTARAEDISVDRYIHLSDALVEAGVLQTTA; encoded by the coding sequence ATGTCTCAACACCAGGCGCGCAAGCGCTTTGGCCAGAACTTCCTGACCGACGACGGCGTCGTCGAGTCCATCGTCCGGGCGATTGCCCCCGCCCGTGACGATGCCGTGGTCGAGATTGGCCCGGGTTTGTCTGCGCTTACCCGGCCGCTGCTCGAGCGTCTGGATCACCTGACCGCCGTTGAAATCGATCGCGATCTGGCAGCACGTCTGCGCAAGCAGTTCGACGCCAGCCGCCTGACTGTGATCGAAGCCGACGCGTTGACGGTCGATTTTTCTCAGTTTGGCAGTGCGTTGCGTGTGGTGGGCAACCTGCCCTACAACATCTCCAGCCCGTTGCTGTTCCACCTGACTGCGTGGGCGGATCATGTACGCGACCAGCATTTCATGCTGCAACGCGAAGTGATCGACCGCATGGTGGCGAAGCCGGGTTCCGGTGACTTCAGCCGCTTGTCGGTGATGCTGCAATCGCGTTATCGCATGCAGAAGCTGTTCGACGTGCCGCCGGAAGCTTTTGATCCGCCGCCCAAGGTCGTGTCCGCGATTGTGCGCATGGTGCCGTTGCCGGCTGACCGCCTGCGTCCGAAGAGCGACCGAGCATTTGAAACGGTGGTCGCACGCGCATTTTCACAACGCCGCAAGATGTTGCGCCGTGTGCTTGCCGACTGGGCCGCACAAGTGCCCTGGGAAGCTCTGGACATCGCACCGACCGCGCGTGCGGAAGATATCTCGGTAGACCGCTATATCCACTTGTCGGATGCGCTGGTCGAAGCGGGTGTCTTGCAGACCACCGCCTGA
- a CDS encoding peptidylprolyl isomerase, which yields MMRRLHSLRRLSGSALLLALCAALPAAHAAEQSTRGANNGAKAAPAAQQKAPPAAKGEQFVDGIAAVVDKDVITLRELRDASNRIAAELKSRGIQVPDDQTLQHQVLQRLIMERVQRHEADRLGIRVDDAQVDQAIQTIAGRNKISVAQLRQEIEKSGTQWDAYRKSLRDEIRSDRLRQRAVDSTIVISDAEVDAFLKDQRRNPAFAASPQAGQQPQAQPEPVPEQAQAPSGPTLYALAQILVRVPEGSSPEQLAALRKKAEGILARAKSGADFASLAAASSDGPEALQGGMMGVRPLEGWPDLFVKSISNLEKGQVTNLIQSGNGFHIIKVMDKGTAQPAPNRTARAPAPAPAPQPAARPQPAQAQQGPVEVMQTRARHILIKTSTVMSDETARQRLEQVRQRLVSGGAKFEDMARQYSQDSTAPQGGELGWLNPGETVPPFEAAMNALKPGEISQPVQSPFGWHLIEVEERRQHDATDDLARMKARQILFERRAQPAFEDWLDQLRAQAYVDNRLEKQQKIQQNNR from the coding sequence ATGATGCGTAGGTTGCACTCTTTGCGCCGCCTCTCTGGCAGTGCGCTGTTGCTGGCTCTTTGCGCCGCCTTGCCCGCCGCGCATGCGGCAGAGCAGAGCACCCGTGGCGCGAACAACGGCGCCAAGGCCGCTCCCGCCGCGCAGCAGAAAGCGCCGCCCGCAGCAAAGGGCGAGCAGTTTGTCGATGGTATTGCGGCCGTTGTGGATAAAGACGTGATCACGCTGCGCGAGCTGCGCGACGCGTCCAACCGGATTGCTGCGGAACTGAAGTCGCGTGGCATTCAGGTGCCTGATGATCAGACGTTGCAGCATCAGGTATTGCAGCGCTTGATCATGGAACGCGTGCAGCGTCACGAAGCGGATCGTCTGGGCATCCGGGTTGATGATGCGCAGGTTGATCAGGCGATTCAGACCATTGCCGGCCGCAACAAGATCAGCGTGGCGCAATTGCGCCAGGAAATTGAAAAATCGGGCACCCAATGGGATGCCTACCGCAAGTCGTTGCGCGATGAGATCCGTTCGGATCGTTTGCGTCAGCGCGCGGTGGATTCCACGATTGTCATTTCCGATGCCGAAGTCGATGCGTTCCTGAAAGACCAGCGCCGCAATCCGGCGTTCGCTGCGTCCCCGCAAGCCGGGCAGCAGCCGCAGGCGCAACCTGAGCCAGTCCCCGAGCAAGCTCAGGCCCCCTCGGGTCCGACGCTGTACGCGTTGGCTCAGATCCTGGTGCGTGTGCCGGAAGGCTCATCGCCGGAACAGCTGGCCGCATTGCGCAAGAAGGCGGAAGGTATTTTGGCCCGCGCGAAGAGCGGCGCTGATTTCGCCAGCCTGGCGGCGGCATCTTCGGACGGCCCGGAAGCGTTGCAAGGCGGCATGATGGGCGTGCGTCCGTTGGAAGGCTGGCCCGATCTGTTCGTCAAGTCCATCAGCAATTTGGAAAAGGGTCAGGTCACCAACCTGATTCAGAGCGGCAATGGTTTCCACATCATCAAGGTGATGGATAAAGGCACGGCGCAGCCGGCCCCCAACCGGACCGCGCGTGCTCCTGCCCCGGCCCCCGCGCCGCAGCCCGCCGCTCGTCCGCAACCGGCGCAAGCGCAGCAAGGACCTGTCGAAGTGATGCAGACGCGTGCGCGTCACATCCTGATCAAGACATCGACGGTCATGAGCGATGAAACGGCGCGTCAACGCCTGGAGCAGGTGCGCCAGCGTCTGGTCAGCGGCGGCGCCAAGTTTGAAGATATGGCGCGTCAATATTCGCAGGACTCGACCGCGCCGCAAGGCGGCGAATTGGGATGGTTGAACCCAGGTGAAACCGTGCCGCCTTTCGAAGCGGCCATGAACGCGTTGAAGCCGGGCGAAATCAGCCAGCCGGTGCAGTCGCCCTTTGGTTGGCACTTGATTGAAGTTGAAGAGCGCCGTCAGCATGACGCCACGGACGATCTGGCCCGCATGAAGGCGCGTCAGATTCTGTTCGAACGCCGTGCCCAGCCTGCTTTTGAAGATTGGCTCGATCAGTTGCGCGCTCAAGCGTACGTCGACAACCGTCTTGAAAAACAGCAGAAAATCCAGCAGAACAACCGCTAA
- a CDS encoding LPS-assembly protein LptD has protein sequence MRKVRWLILSAVSVAAGAVQAQGSQGSTPAASSSSVTAAPVLRTSPGLRLHRLPDGSIPAYMEADSIEGDPESDLTLTGSAQVRRIDGVIKGDRINYRKDTGAVDVEGSARMMRDGTLVTGPTAKFNVDKYSGEIEKPNFWMGATGGFAVADHADIFSKSQMRLHTVTYSGCACEKPSWYIKANTVDIDFDENEGVARNGVLYFKDVPILASPYMTFPVKKERKSGFLMPTYGTTSQGGFDFSLPYYLNLAPNYDLTVQPRYFSKRGTQLGGEFRYIGQGYGGIMDATFLPHDNVTGEDRWMYWWRHQQTFSNGFYADWDLAKVSDDNYFRDISQLGLNQASTTYLPQRGRVGWGSTYWSTYAQVYKYQTLQDPDAPLVPPYDKEPELYLRGARYDWNGFDADWTSTAVRFRRPIFGATRYPDGDRLQSYPTVSYPIVRPGWFIIPKAGVNYTQYQTKWYGVDALGLNGGSADGLPGSQSRTVPIMSLDAGMVFERDTSLFGKASTQTLEPRLYYLRVPYRDQSKLPIYDTSLSDFSFSQAFEENIYTGGWDRISNANQLTAALTTRWLDANTGFERMSLAVAQRLYFADQQVTLPGETPRENVRSDFLVGASAALTDTLSTDVAAQYNPYDNNWARGLVSARWSPQRLTTVAVSYRYQRDPPAGVAYQPQGQNQVSLAVQWPFTKRWYGVGRVDYSLRNGPSSTVANTIDSPRVTQAIAGLEYKGDCCWVGRVVYQRYAVSAADTNSAVFFQLELTGLGSLGTDPMNLLNRSIPGYSNITPPVPTGTTFERYE, from the coding sequence GTGCGCAAGGTTCGGTGGTTGATCCTCTCTGCTGTCAGCGTCGCCGCCGGAGCCGTTCAGGCTCAAGGCAGCCAGGGTTCGACTCCCGCTGCGTCTTCGTCGTCGGTTACCGCGGCGCCTGTGCTGCGTACGTCGCCTGGTTTGCGGCTGCACCGGTTGCCCGATGGCAGCATCCCTGCCTATATGGAAGCGGACAGCATTGAGGGCGACCCGGAATCCGACCTGACCCTGACAGGCAGCGCGCAAGTGCGCCGCATCGATGGCGTGATCAAGGGCGATCGCATCAACTACCGCAAGGACACCGGCGCCGTCGACGTAGAGGGCAGTGCCCGCATGATGCGCGACGGCACCTTGGTGACCGGTCCGACTGCCAAGTTCAACGTCGACAAGTATTCGGGCGAGATCGAAAAGCCAAATTTCTGGATGGGCGCCACAGGCGGGTTTGCCGTGGCCGACCATGCCGACATATTCAGCAAGTCGCAAATGCGGCTGCATACGGTGACGTACAGCGGTTGCGCGTGCGAGAAACCGTCCTGGTACATCAAGGCCAATACCGTCGATATCGACTTCGACGAGAACGAAGGCGTGGCGCGCAATGGCGTGCTGTACTTCAAGGATGTGCCGATCCTGGCATCGCCCTATATGACGTTTCCGGTCAAGAAAGAGCGCAAGTCGGGCTTTCTGATGCCGACGTACGGCACGACCAGCCAGGGCGGATTCGACTTTTCGTTGCCGTACTACCTGAATCTGGCGCCTAACTACGATTTGACGGTTCAGCCGCGCTACTTTTCCAAGCGTGGCACGCAGTTGGGCGGGGAGTTCCGCTATATCGGCCAGGGCTACGGCGGCATCATGGATGCCACTTTCCTGCCGCATGACAACGTCACCGGAGAAGACCGCTGGATGTACTGGTGGCGTCACCAGCAGACATTTTCCAATGGTTTCTACGCGGACTGGGATCTGGCCAAGGTCTCGGACGACAACTACTTCCGCGATATTTCCCAGCTGGGCCTGAATCAGGCGTCAACCACCTATCTGCCGCAGCGCGGCCGCGTGGGTTGGGGCTCCACTTACTGGAGCACGTACGCACAGGTCTACAAGTACCAGACCTTGCAGGATCCGGATGCGCCGTTGGTGCCGCCCTATGACAAGGAACCCGAACTCTACCTGCGCGGCGCGCGCTACGACTGGAATGGTTTCGATGCGGACTGGACGTCGACCGCAGTGCGGTTCCGCCGCCCTATCTTTGGCGCCACGCGCTATCCGGACGGCGATCGTCTGCAGAGTTATCCGACGGTGTCTTATCCGATCGTCCGGCCGGGCTGGTTCATCATCCCCAAGGCGGGCGTTAATTACACCCAATACCAGACGAAATGGTATGGGGTGGATGCATTAGGTCTGAACGGCGGCTCGGCAGATGGCCTGCCGGGTTCGCAGTCGCGTACGGTCCCCATCATGTCGTTGGATGCCGGGATGGTCTTTGAGCGTGATACGTCCTTGTTCGGCAAGGCGTCCACGCAGACTCTGGAACCGCGCCTGTACTACCTGCGCGTGCCGTACCGTGATCAGTCCAAGCTGCCTATCTACGACACCTCTTTGTCGGATTTCAGCTTTTCTCAGGCATTTGAAGAGAACATTTACACCGGGGGCTGGGATCGCATCTCGAATGCGAATCAGCTGACGGCCGCGTTGACGACGCGTTGGCTGGACGCCAATACCGGTTTCGAGCGTATGTCTCTGGCCGTCGCCCAGCGCTTGTACTTTGCCGACCAGCAAGTCACGCTGCCCGGCGAAACGCCGCGTGAAAACGTGCGTTCCGACTTTCTGGTGGGCGCTAGTGCAGCGTTGACGGACACGCTGAGCACCGATGTGGCGGCTCAGTACAACCCATATGACAACAACTGGGCGCGCGGATTGGTCAGCGCGCGCTGGTCGCCTCAGCGCCTGACGACCGTGGCTGTGTCTTATCGTTATCAGCGTGACCCCCCGGCAGGGGTTGCCTATCAGCCGCAAGGCCAGAACCAGGTTAGCCTGGCGGTGCAATGGCCGTTTACCAAACGTTGGTACGGCGTTGGCCGCGTGGACTATTCCTTGCGCAATGGGCCGTCCAGTACGGTTGCCAATACGATAGATTCCCCCCGCGTCACGCAGGCCATTGCCGGCCTGGAGTACAAGGGTGATTGCTGCTGGGTTGGCCGTGTGGTCTACCAGCGCTATGCCGTATCGGCGGCGGACACGAACTCCGCAGTGTTCTTCCAGCTTGAGCTGACGGGCCTGGGTTCCCTGGGAACCGATCCGATGAATCTGCTGAACAGAAGTATCCCCGGTTACTCGAACATCACCCCGCCTGTTCCGACCGGGACCACATTTGAAAGGTATGAATGA
- a CDS encoding aminoglycoside phosphotransferase family protein: MKNDHDPRLEQIRNWLESLPASLNLSVDTLRPASADASFRRYFRLDAGERTLIVMDAPPAHEDCRPFLHVGQLLADAGLNVPEVLEQDLGLGLLLLSDLGEQTYYQRIQTGLEDSQLQTLYREALAALVRLQQASTAGLASYDTGRLADELKLFPEWYVQKHHGVTLDDKTANALEKIFALLSASNGGQAQVLVHRDFHSPNLMVCDQPRFGPNPGIIDFQDALAGPITYDLASLVTDARTTWEEPQQLDWAIRYWDMARTAGLPVDADFADFHRAYEWMGLQRNLRILGVFARLNHRDGKAHYLAHMPRVNGYVRQVAQRYSVFTPLLRLLDKLDDRQVSVGYTF, from the coding sequence TTGAAAAACGATCACGACCCCCGCCTGGAGCAGATTCGCAACTGGCTGGAAAGCCTGCCAGCCTCGCTGAACCTGTCCGTCGACACCTTGCGCCCGGCTTCCGCCGACGCCAGTTTCCGCCGGTATTTCAGACTGGACGCCGGTGAGCGCACCCTGATTGTCATGGACGCGCCCCCCGCCCACGAAGACTGCCGTCCCTTCCTGCACGTGGGCCAGTTGCTGGCTGACGCCGGTCTCAACGTCCCGGAAGTGCTCGAGCAGGATCTGGGTCTGGGCCTGCTGCTGCTGTCCGACCTGGGCGAGCAGACCTACTACCAGCGCATTCAGACTGGCCTGGAAGACAGCCAGCTGCAAACCTTGTACCGCGAAGCGCTGGCCGCGCTGGTCCGCTTGCAACAGGCATCCACCGCTGGCTTGGCGTCCTACGATACGGGCCGGCTGGCCGATGAGCTCAAGCTGTTCCCCGAGTGGTACGTGCAAAAGCACCATGGCGTGACACTCGATGACAAAACCGCCAACGCGCTGGAAAAGATCTTCGCGCTGCTGTCGGCCAGCAATGGGGGCCAGGCGCAGGTGCTGGTGCACCGCGACTTCCACTCGCCCAATCTGATGGTTTGCGACCAGCCGCGATTCGGTCCCAATCCGGGCATCATCGACTTTCAGGATGCGCTGGCCGGCCCCATTACCTATGACTTGGCGTCATTGGTTACCGACGCGCGCACCACTTGGGAAGAGCCCCAGCAACTGGACTGGGCCATCCGTTACTGGGACATGGCGCGCACTGCCGGCCTGCCCGTCGACGCCGATTTTGCCGACTTCCACCGAGCCTATGAGTGGATGGGCCTGCAACGCAACCTGCGCATCCTGGGCGTCTTTGCCCGGCTGAACCATCGTGACGGCAAAGCGCACTACCTGGCCCACATGCCGCGGGTGAACGGTTACGTGCGCCAGGTGGCCCAGCGCTACAGCGTCTTCACGCCCCTGCTGCGCTTGCTGGACAAGCTGGACGACCGCCAGGTCAGCGTCGGATACACGTTCTGA
- the murU gene encoding N-acetylmuramate alpha-1-phosphate uridylyltransferase MurU, whose translation MQAMILAAGRGERMRPLTDRCPKPLLEVGGKPLIVWHLERLASAGIRDVVINHAWLGQEIERVLGDGSAYGVRIRYSAESTALETAGGIAQALPLLGDAPFLVINGDIWCDWNPEDAFAIAEGLSAGGAWLVLVDNPAHHPGGDFRLDSDGSVHAQGEPRLTFAGIGVYHPSLFADVQRGTAAPLAPLLRQAMTQNQAQGTRHAGRWTDVGTPQRLADLDSELRATAR comes from the coding sequence ATGCAAGCCATGATTCTTGCCGCTGGCCGCGGCGAACGGATGCGGCCGCTGACAGACCGGTGTCCCAAGCCATTGCTGGAGGTCGGCGGCAAGCCGCTGATCGTCTGGCATCTGGAACGCCTGGCGTCCGCCGGCATCCGCGACGTGGTCATCAATCACGCCTGGCTGGGTCAAGAGATTGAACGCGTGCTTGGCGACGGCAGCGCCTACGGCGTGCGGATACGCTATTCGGCTGAATCCACCGCGCTGGAAACAGCCGGTGGTATCGCCCAGGCCCTGCCCCTCTTGGGCGACGCGCCCTTTCTCGTCATCAATGGCGATATCTGGTGCGACTGGAATCCCGAGGACGCCTTTGCCATAGCCGAAGGGCTGTCCGCAGGCGGCGCCTGGCTTGTGCTGGTGGACAATCCCGCCCATCACCCCGGCGGAGATTTCCGGCTGGACTCGGATGGCAGCGTGCACGCCCAGGGCGAACCTCGTTTGACCTTTGCGGGTATCGGCGTCTACCATCCTTCGTTGTTCGCGGATGTTCAGCGCGGCACGGCGGCACCGCTTGCGCCCTTGCTTCGGCAAGCAATGACCCAAAATCAGGCGCAGGGCACGCGTCATGCCGGCCGTTGGACGGATGTCGGCACCCCGCAACGGCTTGCCGACCTGGACTCTGAGCTGCGCGCCACGGCGCGCTGA